ATCAATGCGGTGACGACGACACTGGCGGACGGATTGACCGTCGTCGTGGCGCCGATCCACGCCGCGCCGGTCGTCACCGTGGGCGTGCTGTACAAAGCCGGATCGCGCGACGAGACGCCGTGGACCACCGGCGTCGCGCATCAAGTCGAGCACATGATGTTCAAAGGCACGACCGATCTGCTCAAGCCGGGCGACATCGACCGGCGCTTCTACGACAACAACGCGAACACGGATCAAGACTCGACCTACTACTACGAGTCGTTCCACAAGGACGAGCTGGCGAGCGCGCTCGAGGTCGAGGCCGACCGCATGGTCAACGCCGCGTTCGATCCCAAGCAGCTGGCGGCGGAGAACGTCGTCGTGCTGGCCGAGCTCGAGAACGCCGACAACAACCCGTCGGAGCTGCTCGACGAACAAGTGGAAGCGGCGGCGATGCAAGCGCATCAGTATCATTGGCCGACGATCGGTTGGAAAGACGTCGTCGCTTCGTTCGCCGCGCACCGCGACCTCGTGTACGATTTCTACGTGCGCCATTACGCGCCGCAGAACGCGGTGCTCGTCATCGCCGGCGACGTCGATCCGGATGCCGCGCTCGCGCTCGTGCACTCGTACTTTGACGGCGTCGCGCAGCGGCCGGTCGCGCAGTTGGAGCGGATCGTCGAGCCGGCGCAGCACGGCGTGCGGCGCGTCAATGTCGTCGGGGTCGGTTCCTCGGACCGGCTCGAGATGGCCTATCACGTGCCGGGGACCTACAGCGACGAGAGCTACGTCCTGCAGGTGCTCGACGCCGTGCTCGCCGGGGGACAATCGTCGCGATTGTATCAGTCGCTGGTCGATGACGGATACGCCACCGACCTCGTGACCGAACCGAACCAGGCGTACGATCCATACCTTTACACCATTACGGCGACGCTGGTGCAGGGCGTAGGGCCCGACGACGCGCGCGCCGTCATCGAGCGCGAACTGCGCAAGCTCGCGCAGCACCCGGTCGGCGACGCCGAGCTGCGCCGGGCGAAAAAGCAAGTGGTCGCATCGTACGTCTTCGAGCACGACGGCGTCGAAGCGCTCGCGCAATGGCTGGCGCGCTGGCAGGCGTGGACCGGCGATTGGCGCAACGACGGGCGCTTCGTCGCACGGACGGAGGCCGTGACCGCAGCGCAGGTCGAGCAGGCCGCGCGCGCCTACCTCACGCCGGACAACGTCACGATCGGCACGTACACTGCGCGTTCGCCGCACGCGTCGTGGGCGCCGCCGCACGGGCGTGAAACATTTGCAAGGCGCTGGCCGCACCGTTCGCAGACCGCTGCAGGCGCGTTCGATGGCTACGTCGCCGAGGACCAGACCGCACCGCAGACGCGATCGCCCGCGCGCTTCGTGCTGCCCAACGGGCTCACGCTCATCGTCGCGGAGAACCACGTCAACCCGAGCGCCGTCATCGAGACCTTCACGCAGGCCGGCAGCGCGTTCGATCCGCCATCGCACAGCGGCCTCGCAGCGCTGACGCAAGAGATGCTGCTGCGCGGCACGACGCGCAAGAGCTACGACCAGCTGCAAGACGCGTTCGATGCGCTCGGTGAAACGGTCAGCACCTCGATGACGCTCGCGGGCGCCGGGCTGTCGGCTCAGACCCTGGCGTCGGACGAACCTGCGACCATGGAGCTGATGGCCGACGTCCTGCAGCATCCCAGATTCGATCCGCAAGATTTCTCCGACGCCAAGGCGCAGCTGATCGACGATCGGCGCAGTGCGCGCGACGACCCGGCGATCGTCGCGCGCGACCGCTTGTATCGCGAGCTGTATCCGCCGTCCAATCCCTGGTCACGCCCAAGCACGGGGACGCCGCAGGGGCTCGCAGCCGTGCGGCGGTCCGACGTGCAAAACGCGTACCGCGCGCACTACGGGCCGAACGTCACCGTCATCGTCGTGGCGGGCGACGTCGACACCGCCTCCGTGCGCGCGCAGGTCGAGCGGCTCTTCGGGTCGTGGCAGCGCGTCGTGGCGACCGACCTGCAGCTGCCTGGAGCGACGGCGCCGGCGGCACTGCGGCGCGTGAACACGATCGTCAACGGCACGTCACAGGTGGAGGTCAACGCGGGAGCGCCGGGCATCGCGCGGAACGCGCCCGATCTGGCGGCCGCCCAGCTCATGAATTTCGTCCTTGGCGGCGGGTCGTTCGTCTCCAAGCTCTTGCATCAAGTGCGCGACGTCGACGGCTACGTGTACGACATCGGCTCGCGCTTCTCGGACAGTCCGGCCGGCGGTGGTCCGTGGAGCATGAGCTTCGGCGCCGACCCGCGCGACGTGGACAAAGCGATCGCGGAGGCGATCGTACAGATGCGCGCGCTGCAGAACGAACCGCTGAGCGAGGATGAACTCGCGCAATTCCGCCGCCTCGCGGCGGACGCCGTCATCACCGGTGAGGTCAGCGATCAAGGACTTGCGGACGAGCTGTTGCGCGAGGAGCTGCTCGGACTGGGCCTGGACTACTCGGCGCGCCTGCCGCAGATCTATGGCGCGATCACGCCGGCGCAGATCCAGGACGCGGCGCGCAAGTATCTGCGGCCCGACGGGCTGACGGTCTCGACGGCGGGCCCGCCCTAGGGCGCGGCGGAGACGAGCGAGACGAAGAGCTGCGGAATGACGCCGAGCGCGATGACGCCCGCGACGCCCAGTCCGATGGGGATCCACGAAAGCGGCGAGTTGCCGGCGGTGACGGGCTGTTCGCCCTCTTGCGGCACGAACATCAGCCAGATCACCTTGAAATAGGCGTAGATCGACACGATCGAGCCGGCGATGAGCGCGCAGCCCAGCGCCACGCCCCATGGACCGGCGCCGAAGCCTTGTTCGAGCAGCAGCACCTTTCCGAAGAAGCCGGCGGTGCCCGGAATGCCGGCAAGCGAGAACAAGAACAACGTGAACGCGACGGCGACCCATGGGCGGCGATAGAACAGCGCGCGATAGGCGTCGATGTCGGCGTAGGCCTCATCGCCGTCGCCCAACATCGCGATGACCGCGAACGCGCCGAGGTTCATGAGCGCGTAGGCGACGAGATAGAACAACAGCGACGAGAGGCCGTACTCGCCCACGCCCGCGAGCGCCACGACCATGAAGCCGGCTTGCGAGATGCTCGAGTAGGCCAGCAGCCGCTTGAGGTTGCGCTGGCGCAGCGCACCGAAGCTGCCGACGAGCATCGACGCGATCGCCAATATCCACAACGGCACGAGCGCGACGCTGTCGTGTCCGAACGCGGTATAGACGAAGCGCGCGAGCACGGCGAACGTGGCGGCCTTGACGGCCACCGTCATGAATGCGGTGATCGCGATGGGCGAGCCCTCGTAGACGTCGGGCGTCCACAGATGGAACGGCGACAGCGCAAGCTTGAAGGCCAGCCCGACGAGCAGCAGCGCGAAACCGGTGAGGAACAACGGCGTCAGGCTCGCTGCGGAGGCCGCGAGCGCGGCGATCGAGACGCTGCCCGCGGATCCGTACAGCAGCGCCGAACCGTAGATGAGGAAGCCCGACGCGAGCGACCCGAGCAAGACGTACTTGAGCGCGGCCTCCTCTGAGGCCGGGCGCGGGTAGCCGCTGCCGGCCAGCACGTAGAGCGCGAGCGACAGCTCTTCGAGTCCCAAGAAGATGCCGATCAGCGTGGTGGCGCCCGCCATGATCAAGCCGCCGATCGTGCAGAAGATGAGCAGCGCCGCGTACGATCCGG
Above is a genomic segment from Candidatus Eremiobacteraceae bacterium containing:
- a CDS encoding pitrilysin family protein, with the protein product MPVRLLAVCAALLVATSPSWARADINAVTTTLADGLTVVVAPIHAAPVVTVGVLYKAGSRDETPWTTGVAHQVEHMMFKGTTDLLKPGDIDRRFYDNNANTDQDSTYYYESFHKDELASALEVEADRMVNAAFDPKQLAAENVVVLAELENADNNPSELLDEQVEAAAMQAHQYHWPTIGWKDVVASFAAHRDLVYDFYVRHYAPQNAVLVIAGDVDPDAALALVHSYFDGVAQRPVAQLERIVEPAQHGVRRVNVVGVGSSDRLEMAYHVPGTYSDESYVLQVLDAVLAGGQSSRLYQSLVDDGYATDLVTEPNQAYDPYLYTITATLVQGVGPDDARAVIERELRKLAQHPVGDAELRRAKKQVVASYVFEHDGVEALAQWLARWQAWTGDWRNDGRFVARTEAVTAAQVEQAARAYLTPDNVTIGTYTARSPHASWAPPHGRETFARRWPHRSQTAAGAFDGYVAEDQTAPQTRSPARFVLPNGLTLIVAENHVNPSAVIETFTQAGSAFDPPSHSGLAALTQEMLLRGTTRKSYDQLQDAFDALGETVSTSMTLAGAGLSAQTLASDEPATMELMADVLQHPRFDPQDFSDAKAQLIDDRRSARDDPAIVARDRLYRELYPPSNPWSRPSTGTPQGLAAVRRSDVQNAYRAHYGPNVTVIVVAGDVDTASVRAQVERLFGSWQRVVATDLQLPGATAPAALRRVNTIVNGTSQVEVNAGAPGIARNAPDLAAAQLMNFVLGGGSFVSKLLHQVRDVDGYVYDIGSRFSDSPAGGGPWSMSFGADPRDVDKAIAEAIVQMRALQNEPLSEDELAQFRRLAADAVITGEVSDQGLADELLREELLGLGLDYSARLPQIYGAITPAQIQDAARKYLRPDGLTVSTAGPP
- a CDS encoding NADH-quinone oxidoreductase subunit N; this translates as MAQRSHPAAVASGKFTRRNGRALMTFQGVNFDFAILGPILALVVAGLLVLLVDLVTRSVARGVLYGIGFAGCAAAFACMIPLYGRSVTTVNGAFATDRFSWGFSAILIGTLAVTLLLSSLRNADDGGSPGSYAALLIFCTIGGLIMAGATTLIGIFLGLEELSLALYVLAGSGYPRPASEEAALKYVLLGSLASGFLIYGSALLYGSAGSVSIAALAASAASLTPLFLTGFALLLVGLAFKLALSPFHLWTPDVYEGSPIAITAFMTVAVKAATFAVLARFVYTAFGHDSVALVPLWILAIASMLVGSFGALRQRNLKRLLAYSSISQAGFMVVALAGVGEYGLSSLLFYLVAYALMNLGAFAVIAMLGDGDEAYADIDAYRALFYRRPWVAVAFTLFLFSLAGIPGTAGFFGKVLLLEQGFGAGPWGVALGCALIAGSIVSIYAYFKVIWLMFVPQEGEQPVTAGNSPLSWIPIGLGVAGVIALGVIPQLFVSLVSAAP